One genomic segment of Lewinellaceae bacterium includes these proteins:
- a CDS encoding gliding motility-associated C-terminal domain-containing protein: MPSSAPEDCTNGIDDDGDGLIDLNDPDCVCKIIKPVSLIPNPSFEERTCCPTNRGQLDCAVTWIQASEATTDYLNTCGWFGWPNIPVPQPLPDGEACIGFRNGRFQNNIEPNWKEYTGACLLSPLRAGTSYTFRFYIGFSTSQISPPTSVVFYGSTDCQYLPFGLGDPGHGCPLNGPGWKELGSVYLSGSNNWVRTQITIVPREDIYAVAIGPDCSPVSASNDIYYFFDNLVLADSKSFEFQITSDQHPCSPDFRLNLPAYDSLDYQWYKNGVAIVGETGAQLSHMYGDGSYQARITSPDECRVTQAYAYLKPHFVAVDRKQICIGEQYQFKDRLLSASGDYRDTFYTRQGCDSVVSLHLNVIEYPVDSNRVRIFDGETFELGHHRIKEPIQSLFRLTSSEGCDSLVYLDLSLYHVYIPNVFSPNGDGQNDVFTISGNEDLVELVDFKIYNRWGNIIFDQQHIDPQEGIGGWDGTYRGEPLSPGVYTYQVVLQMNDGQFRKRTGAINLIR; the protein is encoded by the coding sequence ATGCCTTCATCGGCACCGGAGGATTGTACCAATGGCATTGATGATGATGGTGACGGCCTCATCGATCTCAACGATCCGGATTGTGTGTGCAAGATCATCAAGCCGGTATCCCTGATTCCAAATCCTTCTTTTGAGGAGAGGACCTGCTGCCCAACCAACCGGGGACAGCTGGATTGTGCCGTCACGTGGATTCAAGCTTCGGAAGCTACCACCGATTATCTGAACACCTGCGGATGGTTTGGTTGGCCCAACATTCCTGTACCACAACCCTTACCGGATGGTGAAGCCTGCATCGGATTCCGCAATGGACGGTTTCAAAACAACATCGAACCAAACTGGAAGGAATACACCGGTGCTTGTCTCCTATCTCCGTTGCGCGCCGGCACTTCCTACACCTTTCGCTTTTATATCGGCTTCTCCACATCTCAGATTTCACCGCCCACTTCCGTAGTTTTTTACGGCTCGACCGATTGTCAATATTTACCCTTTGGCTTGGGAGATCCCGGTCACGGCTGCCCGCTGAATGGTCCGGGCTGGAAAGAACTGGGGTCCGTTTACCTGAGTGGCAGCAACAACTGGGTCCGCACGCAAATTACCATCGTGCCCCGCGAGGACATTTATGCCGTTGCGATCGGGCCGGACTGTTCCCCGGTCAGTGCTTCCAATGACATTTACTATTTTTTTGATAACCTGGTCCTTGCCGACTCCAAATCCTTTGAATTCCAGATCACTTCCGATCAACATCCTTGCTCACCGGATTTCCGGTTGAATCTGCCTGCCTACGATTCCCTGGACTACCAATGGTATAAAAACGGTGTGGCCATCGTTGGCGAGACCGGAGCGCAGCTCTCCCATATGTATGGCGATGGCTCATACCAGGCACGCATCACCTCACCGGACGAATGCCGGGTGACACAGGCATATGCCTATCTCAAGCCTCATTTTGTTGCCGTGGACCGGAAACAGATTTGTATCGGCGAGCAATACCAGTTCAAAGACCGACTGCTATCAGCCTCCGGAGATTACCGGGATACTTTTTATACCCGGCAAGGTTGCGACTCCGTCGTGAGCCTGCATCTGAATGTCATTGAATATCCGGTTGATTCCAATCGGGTACGCATTTTTGATGGGGAAACCTTTGAACTGGGGCATCATCGCATCAAGGAACCAATCCAGTCACTCTTCCGGCTTACCTCATCGGAAGGATGTGACAGTCTGGTTTATCTGGATTTATCCTTATACCATGTTTATATCCCCAATGTATTTTCACCCAATGGCGACGGGCAAAATGATGTCTTCACGATATCGGGCAATGAAGATCTGGTTGAACTCGTCGATTTTAAAATTTACAACCGGTGGGGGAATATCATCTTTGATCAGCAACACATCGATCCGCAGGAGGGAATTGGAGGATGGGACGGCACCTATCGCGGCGAGCCCCTGTCCCCCGGCGTCTACACCTATCAGGTGGTCCTTCAAATGAATGATGGTCAGTTTCGTAAACGAACAGGAGCAATAAACCTGATCCGGTAG
- a CDS encoding peptidylprolyl isomerase, translating into MALIGTIRKHSWILVVTIAVALGGFLIMDITNSAQRGGRATPVIGKVNGEEITLTEFNNTQQVLYSNSGADIYNQRSYLWNYFVEKSIVKTESDALGLGVGDVELEDLQYGNNLSPIIRQQFQNPQTGQIDREQLNQIKQVIESGQAQPNLATYWKYQEEQIIKSQLQTKLNTLITKSIFTPSWMAELRHKDQNEKISFEYVQIPFDEVEDAEVEVTDADIKAYIDDHKKTYTRDEETRQVSYVKYEVIPTSEDSAAIYADIQELVTPFTESTNDTLFLDQNYSQYDPVYYTREELNPVIADTLVTLHPGQVYGPYISGNNYEIVKLMDTKIIPDSVKSRHILRTASPNSQAEMSAAYRYIDSIKTLIETGVASFDSLARTDSQDPGSATLGGELGYAALNRMVKPFNDMIFYQAKKGELNIVATQFGIHLIEVEDYKFIENKEGYKIGTIVSPIIPSEGTQNEIYNQAADFVSSNRTLAEMQKAADENPALSVEKSGFLQENDAYMLEVGTGQTARDIIKWAYSKNAEMDAVSPDVYIYQDPVNYYNSKYLIVALSAIQPAGVASIESVREDVTPLVRNQKKGQVIAGKITGTDLASIAGQFSTEVDSAQNVTFVSSFVPGLGNEPKVIAEAFKLSKDATSSPIIGENGVYVIKVTDKIEDATDPNIAALRQQASAQPRSAIASRLIESLRKNAKIKDYRSTYY; encoded by the coding sequence ATGGCTTTAATAGGGACTATCCGAAAGCATAGCTGGATTCTGGTTGTTACGATTGCGGTAGCTCTGGGCGGGTTCTTAATCATGGATATCACTAACTCTGCACAGCGCGGTGGCCGGGCTACCCCGGTAATAGGCAAAGTGAATGGAGAAGAGATCACCCTGACCGAATTTAACAACACCCAGCAGGTCCTTTATTCCAACAGTGGCGCGGATATTTACAATCAGCGTTCATACCTGTGGAATTATTTCGTGGAAAAATCCATCGTAAAGACCGAATCCGATGCCCTTGGGTTGGGCGTAGGCGATGTGGAATTGGAAGACTTGCAATACGGTAACAATCTTAGCCCGATCATCCGTCAGCAGTTTCAAAACCCGCAGACAGGTCAAATAGACCGCGAGCAACTGAATCAGATCAAACAAGTGATCGAGTCAGGACAAGCTCAACCGAATCTGGCAACCTATTGGAAATATCAGGAAGAACAGATCATCAAATCGCAGCTGCAGACCAAATTAAATACGCTGATCACCAAATCCATTTTTACACCTTCCTGGATGGCAGAATTGCGGCATAAAGATCAAAATGAAAAGATCAGCTTTGAGTATGTGCAGATTCCCTTTGATGAGGTGGAAGATGCTGAAGTGGAAGTAACGGATGCAGATATCAAAGCTTATATTGATGATCATAAGAAAACCTATACCCGGGACGAAGAAACCCGGCAGGTAAGCTATGTGAAATACGAAGTGATTCCAACTTCAGAGGACTCAGCTGCCATCTATGCAGACATTCAGGAATTGGTCACACCTTTTACAGAGTCAACCAATGATACCCTGTTTTTGGATCAGAATTACAGCCAGTACGATCCGGTCTACTACACCCGGGAAGAACTTAACCCGGTAATCGCTGATACGCTGGTGACCTTGCACCCCGGGCAGGTTTATGGACCGTACATCTCCGGTAACAACTACGAGATCGTCAAACTGATGGATACCAAGATCATTCCGGACTCGGTTAAATCACGGCATATCCTGCGTACCGCCAGTCCCAACAGTCAGGCAGAGATGAGTGCAGCTTATCGATACATCGATAGCATCAAGACCCTGATTGAGACTGGAGTTGCATCTTTTGACTCGCTGGCCCGCACCGATAGCCAGGATCCGGGTTCTGCCACCTTGGGTGGAGAACTGGGTTATGCCGCGTTAAATCGTATGGTAAAGCCATTTAACGACATGATTTTTTACCAGGCAAAAAAGGGTGAACTGAATATTGTAGCTACGCAGTTTGGAATCCATTTGATCGAAGTGGAGGATTACAAATTCATTGAGAATAAAGAAGGTTATAAGATCGGAACCATTGTCAGCCCGATCATCCCCAGCGAGGGCACCCAGAATGAAATTTACAACCAGGCAGCCGATTTTGTTTCCAGCAACCGGACTTTGGCCGAAATGCAGAAAGCAGCAGATGAAAATCCGGCTTTGAGTGTGGAGAAGAGCGGGTTTTTGCAAGAAAATGACGCTTATATGCTGGAAGTCGGAACCGGACAGACCGCTCGTGATATCATCAAGTGGGCATACAGCAAGAATGCAGAAATGGATGCCGTATCCCCGGATGTTTACATTTATCAGGATCCGGTCAATTACTACAACTCTAAATACCTGATCGTCGCGCTGAGTGCCATCCAGCCGGCTGGTGTCGCCAGCATCGAAAGTGTGCGGGAAGATGTAACTCCATTGGTACGTAATCAGAAGAAAGGACAGGTTATCGCCGGTAAGATTACCGGAACCGATCTGGCTTCCATCGCAGGACAGTTCAGTACCGAGGTGGACTCAGCACAAAATGTGACGTTTGTGAGCAGTTTTGTTCCTGGTCTGGGTAATGAACCTAAAGTGATTGCCGAAGCCTTCAAATTGTCGAAGGATGCAACCTCCTCACCCATCATCGGTGAGAACGGTGTTTATGTCATCAAAGTGACCGACAAAATTGAAGACGCTACCGATCCAAATATTGCTGCCCTCCGTCAACAAGCCAGCGCGCAACCGCGTTCGGCCATCGCCTCACGGTTGATCGAATCATTGCGGAAGAATGCTAAAATAAAAGACTACCGCTCGACGTATTATTGA
- a CDS encoding DUF3109 family protein, with protein sequence MLVVQGKLIHPDVLKEQFVCHLDKCKGACCWEGSYGAPLNKEEVELLEQLNPVVSPYLPERHRALLAAEGGSRYYRGMQQWGTNLMPDGACVYLIRDDNGIAKCGIEHCWKQGEISFRKPQSCHLYPVRVRKDPFTGMEMLLYDRWDICQDACALGAALQVPVYRFVKEALIRVYGEAFYAELDAIAQSYLENEPER encoded by the coding sequence GTGCTGGTTGTCCAGGGAAAATTGATTCATCCGGATGTTCTGAAGGAACAATTCGTCTGTCATTTGGATAAATGCAAGGGCGCCTGCTGTTGGGAAGGATCTTATGGAGCGCCACTGAATAAAGAAGAGGTGGAATTGTTGGAACAACTCAATCCCGTGGTCTCTCCCTATCTCCCGGAAAGACACCGTGCATTGCTAGCTGCAGAGGGAGGCAGTCGCTATTACCGGGGGATGCAGCAGTGGGGCACCAATCTGATGCCCGATGGTGCCTGCGTCTACCTGATCAGGGATGATAATGGCATTGCCAAATGCGGCATCGAGCATTGTTGGAAGCAGGGCGAAATTTCTTTTCGTAAGCCTCAGTCCTGTCATTTGTATCCAGTCCGGGTGCGGAAGGACCCATTCACCGGGATGGAGATGCTCCTATACGATCGCTGGGATATTTGTCAGGACGCCTGTGCCCTTGGTGCTGCCCTGCAGGTTCCGGTGTATCGGTTTGTAAAGGAGGCGCTCATCCGGGTCTACGGAGAGGCCTTTTACGCAGAACTTGATGCCATAGCGCAGTCCTACCTTGAAAATGAACCGGAACGATAG
- the porQ gene encoding type IX secretion system protein PorQ — translation MEFAIRPGKRKATDLRLILYLLVLTTTLTAQVDSRFVYEFTRFAVSPMQTALGGAPIALATEDAAQATINPALMDSLAAGNLSANIDFHFAGIKQIYAGYGQRWKNSPYYWATGLQYLSYGSFDGADEFGNFTTPFSAGDFAFQASLARSIHPLWRAGASLKWIFSSLEGYSSTGAVLDLGLHRRSLDGLTQLGLVVRNLGTQFTPFVPGQYEPVPFDLQFGVSRRLAHVPFRFSTVVHHLHRWNLLYEDPNSDQDVDLFGEPIPGPSAFSKVVDNLFRHVIFSGEILLGKQENLQIRFGYNHLRRKELSVDQFRSLAGFSGGIGFKVKKIQFDYGFSTYHLAGSTHHLGIRLAIREWIKPKI, via the coding sequence ATGGAGTTTGCCATACGACCTGGCAAGCGGAAAGCAACTGATCTGCGTCTCATCCTTTATTTGCTCGTTTTAACGACTACCCTTACAGCCCAGGTGGACAGTCGCTTCGTTTATGAATTTACCCGGTTTGCCGTCAGTCCCATGCAGACTGCTTTGGGTGGTGCTCCCATCGCACTGGCTACCGAGGATGCGGCCCAGGCTACCATCAATCCGGCCCTGATGGACTCTCTGGCAGCCGGCAACCTCAGTGCCAATATTGACTTTCATTTTGCGGGCATCAAACAGATCTACGCAGGCTACGGACAGCGTTGGAAAAACTCCCCGTATTACTGGGCTACCGGACTGCAATACCTGTCGTACGGATCCTTCGATGGTGCGGACGAATTCGGCAACTTTACCACGCCGTTCTCTGCCGGTGATTTTGCCTTTCAGGCATCGCTTGCGCGCAGCATCCATCCACTGTGGCGGGCAGGAGCTTCTTTGAAGTGGATCTTCAGCAGCCTGGAAGGCTATAGCAGTACCGGAGCAGTGCTGGATCTGGGACTTCACCGCCGTTCCCTGGACGGATTGACCCAGCTGGGCTTGGTGGTCCGCAATTTGGGGACCCAGTTTACACCTTTTGTGCCCGGTCAATACGAACCGGTGCCTTTTGATCTGCAATTTGGCGTTAGCCGGCGGCTGGCACACGTGCCTTTCCGCTTTTCTACCGTCGTCCACCATCTGCATCGCTGGAACCTGCTTTATGAAGACCCCAATTCCGATCAGGATGTGGATCTGTTCGGCGAGCCGATACCGGGACCTAGCGCTTTTTCCAAAGTGGTCGATAACCTCTTTCGTCATGTGATCTTCTCCGGGGAGATCCTGCTGGGTAAGCAGGAAAACCTCCAGATTCGTTTTGGGTATAACCACCTGCGGAGGAAAGAACTATCGGTGGATCAGTTCAGGAGTCTGGCCGGATTTTCGGGCGGCATCGGTTTTAAAGTGAAGAAGATCCAGTTTGATTATGGGTTCAGCACCTATCACCTGGCTGGCTCCACCCATCACCTTGGCATCCGGCTGGCGATCCGGGAGTGGATCAAACCGAAGATCTAG
- a CDS encoding helix-turn-helix domain-containing protein, whose amino-acid sequence MKFDKHFPTERLKPYIKYFVVAENALESEYKIFPSSGIVMGFQYKGQLATITDQTESKLNSAGITGISDRYKIFKNSADIGTVLVFFTEVGFMHFATHPANELFNLSLSLETIFDKGKVNEVQEKLSVAKTDKQRIKAVEQFLLTQLREIDTDKLIVEAVKIIYQSKGTIQIKELIEKLLISQSPFEKRFRRVVGTTAKKFASIVRFNSVIENISEPKTLTEICYQYHFFDQAHFIKDFRQYTGDTPENFKRFL is encoded by the coding sequence ATGAAATTTGACAAACATTTTCCGACGGAACGACTGAAACCCTACATCAAATATTTTGTAGTGGCTGAGAATGCATTGGAAAGCGAGTACAAAATATTTCCCTCCTCAGGCATAGTGATGGGATTTCAATACAAAGGACAACTGGCCACAATTACAGACCAGACGGAAAGCAAACTGAACTCCGCAGGAATTACAGGCATTTCCGATCGGTACAAAATCTTTAAAAATTCGGCAGACATCGGGACGGTACTGGTTTTCTTTACCGAAGTAGGGTTTATGCACTTCGCTACCCATCCGGCCAATGAGTTATTTAATTTAAGCCTTTCACTGGAAACTATTTTTGACAAAGGCAAAGTGAATGAAGTCCAGGAAAAATTATCGGTTGCTAAAACAGATAAGCAACGAATAAAAGCGGTGGAGCAATTTTTACTCACACAACTGAGGGAAATCGATACGGATAAACTTATTGTCGAGGCAGTTAAAATTATTTACCAATCCAAGGGAACCATTCAGATCAAGGAATTGATCGAAAAATTGTTGATCAGCCAAAGCCCGTTCGAAAAGCGGTTTCGCAGAGTGGTGGGAACAACGGCTAAAAAATTTGCTTCCATTGTCCGATTTAATTCGGTTATTGAAAATATCAGCGAACCCAAAACCCTCACAGAGATTTGCTACCAATACCATTTCTTTGACCAGGCTCACTTTATCAAAGACTTCAGGCAATATACTGGTGATACGCCGGAGAACTTTAAGCGCTTCTTGTAG
- a CDS encoding DUF1398 domain-containing protein — protein MFTLEQIKAAHGKVKSGADFPAYIKEIKSMGVTHYETYVTDGHIDYHGDNNYTVKIPAKYAALEIAAIASRDAFKEELLVHQQGKTDFLTFITNCATYGVEKWAISMDKMTCTYYDKAGNEMLVEGIPQ, from the coding sequence ATGTTTACACTCGAACAAATCAAAGCAGCGCATGGCAAAGTAAAGTCCGGTGCAGACTTCCCGGCCTACATTAAAGAAATCAAATCGATGGGGGTCACTCATTATGAAACTTATGTAACGGACGGACATATTGACTATCACGGAGATAATAATTATACCGTAAAAATTCCTGCCAAATATGCCGCCTTGGAAATAGCTGCCATTGCAAGCAGAGATGCCTTTAAGGAGGAGTTATTAGTCCATCAGCAGGGCAAGACTGATTTTCTGACGTTCATTACAAATTGTGCAACCTACGGTGTTGAAAAATGGGCGATCAGCATGGACAAAATGACCTGTACCTATTATGACAAAGCAGGAAATGAAATGCTAGTGGAAGGAATACCGCAATAA
- a CDS encoding toxin-antitoxin system YwqK family antitoxin, which produces MVILTGVTIFACSQKLRQVEQQVDNYTEKYTVNTESGLKEGTYIKYDASGKIMEESVYLDDVLHGVRKLYDTTGQVVIEEHYNHGNFAGDYKTYYPNGRIEMEGNYQEGAMSGVWKRYYQGGQLMEEVAFSGNKENGPFKEYYENGNIKAEGSYLNGPKEDGELKLYDEQGTLVKKMECSDGVCHTTWQAESN; this is translated from the coding sequence ATGGTCATCCTTACCGGGGTGACCATTTTTGCTTGTAGTCAGAAGCTGCGCCAGGTGGAGCAGCAGGTTGATAACTATACGGAAAAATATACCGTGAATACCGAATCCGGTCTTAAAGAAGGCACCTACATAAAGTACGATGCCAGCGGGAAGATCATGGAGGAGTCGGTCTATCTCGATGATGTATTGCACGGAGTTCGCAAATTATACGATACGACAGGGCAGGTCGTGATCGAAGAGCATTACAATCACGGGAATTTTGCCGGTGACTATAAGACCTATTATCCCAACGGCCGCATCGAGATGGAGGGGAATTATCAGGAAGGAGCCATGTCCGGCGTTTGGAAACGTTATTATCAGGGAGGTCAACTGATGGAAGAGGTGGCCTTCTCCGGGAATAAAGAGAACGGCCCTTTCAAAGAATACTATGAAAATGGCAACATCAAAGCAGAAGGTTCCTACCTTAATGGTCCGAAAGAAGACGGCGAACTAAAGCTCTATGATGAACAAGGCACCCTCGTCAAGAAAATGGAATGTTCGGATGGAGTTTGCCATACGACCTGGCAAGCGGAAAGCAACTGA